From Haemorhous mexicanus isolate bHaeMex1 chromosome 1, bHaeMex1.pri, whole genome shotgun sequence, one genomic window encodes:
- the LOC132336754 gene encoding cytochrome c oxidase subunit 6C-2, with the protein MSAALLPKPQMRGLLARRMKFHLLGAFLVSVGSAALYKFGVAEPRKQAYADFYRNYDPMKDFEAMKAAGVLESAQ; encoded by the exons ATGTCGGCTGCACTGTTGCCAAAGCCCCAGATGCGGGGCCTTTTGGCCAGGCGGATGAAGTTTCACCTCCTTGGGGCATTTCTGGTGTCTGTGGGATCTGCAGCTTTGTACAAG TTTGGAGTTGCTGAACCCAGGAAACAAGCTTATGCAGACTTCTATAGAAACTATGATCCCATGAAGGACTTTGAAGCCATGAAGGCAGCTGGTGTGCTTGAGAGTGCACAATGA